In one Methanobrevibacter arboriphilus genomic region, the following are encoded:
- a CDS encoding tRNA (guanine(10)-N(2))-dimethyltransferase: MDKQEIEIINEGLVEIRVPKFDKVSSSAPVFYNPKMEFNRDISILALQTFQEEVEREINICDVFGGSGIRAIRYKKEIEGVGIVSVNDISSLAIEQSKQNALNNNVEIDIYQKEANIILRENRGVFDVVDIDPFGTPSYFVDSVGYSLKKDSLLCITATDTSALCGTYKEPCIRKYNAVPFKSEYCHENGIRILAGFVSLTLAKYKKYIEDIKLSHSSEHYMRLYIKIDKGSKATDDSLASNIGYISHCKKCLYRTAIKGLANPIPEFCPVCGEKLISAGPLWIGKLQNPDFISKMIEKLDEDNSNRKKLNTEDKILKLLHSCFEESNAPITFYDIHVICKNLKISAPKIADIMDEIKKEGYIVVKTHFNPIGVKSDIGIVRLKEIINSLV; the protein is encoded by the coding sequence ATGGATAAACAGGAAATTGAAATAATTAATGAAGGATTAGTTGAAATTAGAGTTCCTAAATTTGATAAAGTTTCATCTAGTGCACCTGTTTTTTATAATCCTAAAATGGAATTTAATAGAGATATATCAATACTTGCCTTACAAACATTTCAAGAGGAAGTAGAAAGAGAAATAAATATCTGTGATGTTTTTGGAGGAAGTGGAATAAGAGCTATTCGATATAAAAAAGAAATTGAGGGAGTGGGGATAGTTTCTGTAAATGACATTAGTTCACTTGCTATAGAACAATCAAAACAAAATGCACTTAATAACAATGTTGAAATTGATATTTATCAAAAAGAAGCTAATATAATACTTCGTGAGAATAGGGGAGTCTTTGATGTAGTTGATATTGATCCTTTTGGTACTCCTTCTTATTTTGTTGATTCTGTAGGTTATTCTTTAAAAAAAGATTCACTTCTCTGTATTACAGCTACTGATACTTCTGCATTATGTGGTACTTATAAAGAGCCTTGTATTAGGAAATATAATGCAGTACCTTTTAAAAGTGAGTATTGTCATGAGAATGGAATTAGGATTTTAGCAGGGTTTGTTTCTTTAACTCTTGCTAAGTATAAAAAATATATTGAAGATATTAAACTTTCTCATAGTAGTGAACATTATATGAGGTTATATATTAAAATCGATAAAGGTTCAAAAGCTACTGATGATTCACTAGCTTCTAATATTGGTTATATTTCTCATTGTAAAAAATGTCTTTATAGAACTGCTATAAAAGGATTAGCTAACCCAATTCCAGAATTTTGTCCAGTTTGTGGGGAAAAATTAATTTCTGCAGGTCCTTTGTGGATTGGTAAGCTTCAAAATCCTGATTTTATTTCTAAAATGATTGAAAAACTGGATGAAGATAATTCTAATAGGAAAAAATTAAACACTGAAGATAAGATCTTAAAATTACTTCATAGCTGCTTCGAGGAGTCAAATGCACCTATTACTTTCTATGATATTCATGTAATTTGTAAAAATCTTAAAATAAGTGCTCCTAAGATAGCTGATATTATGGATGAAATAAAAAAAGAGGGTTATATAGTGGTTAAAACTCATTTTAATCCTATTGGTGTAAAATCAGATATTGGTATTGTAAGATTAAAGGAGATTATTAATTCTTTAGTATAA
- a CDS encoding DegT/DnrJ/EryC1/StrS family aminotransferase — protein MSEIKIPIANPIIGEEEIEEVVKVLKTGFIAQGPKVAEFEEKFAEFVGAKYGIATSSGTTALHVALLACGIKEGDEVITTPFSFAATGNSILYTGAKPVFVDIDPKTFNIDPNKIENAITEKTKAIMPVQLYGQAADMDKINEIAKKHDLYVIEDAAQAHGSMYKDSKVGSIGDLACFSFYPTKNMTTSEGGMITTNDKELAEKARIFRAHGETKRYEHAVLGYNFRMTDIAAAIGLAQLKKIDEFNQKRINNAEYLDENLKDVEGIITPKVLSGVKHVYHQYTIKIKTGNRDEWVNFLNENGIGTGIHYPIPIYKQELYINLGYDDNLEETENAASSVISLPIHPKINQEDLDTIIKVLKEASDKFS, from the coding sequence ATGTCAGAGATTAAAATTCCCATTGCAAATCCTATTATTGGAGAAGAAGAGATAGAAGAAGTTGTAAAAGTTTTAAAAACAGGGTTTATTGCTCAAGGCCCTAAAGTAGCTGAATTTGAAGAAAAATTTGCAGAATTTGTTGGTGCAAAGTATGGAATAGCTACTAGTTCAGGAACAACAGCATTACATGTAGCTCTTCTAGCTTGTGGAATTAAAGAAGGAGATGAAGTAATCACAACACCATTTTCATTTGCAGCTACTGGAAATTCAATTTTATATACTGGAGCTAAACCAGTATTTGTAGATATAGACCCAAAAACATTCAATATCGACCCTAATAAAATAGAAAATGCAATAACCGAAAAAACAAAAGCTATAATGCCAGTTCAATTATATGGTCAAGCAGCAGATATGGATAAGATTAATGAAATAGCAAAAAAACATGATTTATATGTTATTGAAGATGCTGCACAAGCTCATGGATCCATGTATAAAGATAGTAAAGTTGGTAGTATAGGAGATCTTGCTTGTTTCAGTTTTTATCCAACTAAAAATATGACCACAAGCGAAGGAGGAATGATTACTACTAATGATAAGGAATTAGCTGAAAAAGCAAGGATCTTTAGAGCCCATGGTGAAACAAAAAGATATGAACATGCTGTTTTAGGCTATAATTTTAGAATGACAGATATAGCTGCAGCTATTGGTCTTGCACAACTCAAAAAAATTGATGAATTTAATCAAAAGAGAATTAATAATGCTGAATACCTTGATGAAAATTTAAAAGATGTTGAAGGAATAATTACTCCAAAAGTTCTTAGTGGAGTAAAACATGTTTATCATCAATATACTATAAAAATAAAAACAGGAAATAGAGATGAGTGGGTCAATTTCCTTAATGAAAATGGAATTGGAACAGGAATTCACTACCCAATACCTATTTACAAACAAGAACTTTATATTAACTTAGGATACGATGATAATCTTGAAGAAACAGAAAATGCAGCAAGTTCAGTCATTTCACTTCCGATTCATCCAAAAATCAATCAAGAAGATTTAGATACTATTATTAAAGTATTAAAAGAAGCATCAGATAAATTTAGCTAA
- a CDS encoding MTH1187 family thiamine-binding protein, translated as MILVDFGVVPIGTKETDLGKYVAVAVQAIKESGLKYELTGMGTQIEAQNLDEVYEAVKTAQEAVFDIGANRVFTVLKIDDRRDKKNRGLQDKIATVNEIID; from the coding sequence ATGATACTTGTAGATTTTGGTGTTGTTCCAATAGGAACTAAAGAAACTGACTTAGGAAAATATGTTGCTGTAGCTGTTCAAGCTATTAAAGAATCTGGACTTAAATATGAACTTACAGGAATGGGAACTCAAATAGAAGCTCAAAACCTTGATGAAGTTTATGAAGCAGTTAAAACTGCTCAAGAAGCAGTTTTTGATATTGGAGCTAACAGAGTTTTCACTGTTTTAAAAATAGATGATAGAAGAGATAAAAAAAATAGGGGTTTGCAGGATAAAATTGCAACTGTTAATGAAATAATAGATTGA
- a CDS encoding DUF2100 domain-containing protein → MKDFRLKQAQHLLKKSAVNSEGDFKLKAPNSANINVKIFEHIFKDLIAAEDFIYSSLPKHQLSEEEAGEFTKFLISARNNIDSILTDFKVIEKTEEKIDMSKLTENILFITSKNNFKKLLKKLGVDVQRIIVASVPLDVMDIKEINPKIPESALKGIETRVKHIHNDINRKKNSLNPEKIIVLAENDLNGQLLGKRAEEYYDAIVYLNDNLKDLNDNELIEIIENN, encoded by the coding sequence ATGAAAGATTTTCGTTTAAAGCAAGCTCAACATTTATTAAAAAAATCTGCTGTAAATTCAGAGGGAGATTTTAAGTTAAAAGCTCCTAACTCTGCAAATATTAATGTTAAAATATTTGAACATATATTTAAAGATTTGATAGCTGCAGAAGACTTTATATATAGTAGTTTACCTAAACATCAACTTTCTGAAGAAGAAGCAGGAGAATTTACAAAATTTCTTATTTCAGCAAGAAATAATATAGATTCTATTCTTACAGATTTTAAGGTTATTGAAAAAACAGAAGAAAAAATTGATATGTCTAAATTAACTGAAAATATTCTTTTTATAACTTCTAAAAATAATTTTAAAAAGCTTTTAAAGAAATTAGGTGTGGATGTTCAAAGAATAATAGTAGCTAGTGTTCCTCTTGATGTAATGGATATCAAAGAGATTAATCCAAAAATTCCTGAATCTGCATTAAAAGGAATAGAAACAAGAGTTAAACATATACATAACGATATTAATCGAAAGAAAAATTCTTTAAATCCAGAAAAAATAATTGTGTTGGCTGAAAATGATTTAAACGGACAATTACTTGGAAAAAGAGCAGAAGAGTATTATGATGCTATAGTATATTTGAATGATAATCTTAAAGATTTAAATGATAATGAACTTATTGAAATCATTGAAAATAACTAA